In the genome of Candidatus Ancaeobacter aquaticus, the window ACCTAAATTTTTATTTTGAACGGCTCTTCGAGTCAGTATCAGAAAAGAAATATGATGAGGCGCTTAAATTATGGCAGGATTTCGCCCTTCTTAATAATAAGGACTTCAGGCACCTCGTATCACGTATCAGAGAACCCTACCGGACACTTTTCACGGAAGAAATCAACATGCTCCCTCATTACATTGTTCGTAAGGACCCAGCAAACCCGGGTATAGCAGGCTATCTACTCGCATCAAATCTGTATAAATTTGTATCCCAGATTAATGCCTATCTTGGATTTCGGATACTTTTAAAACAAAGAGTAAAAAAACGACTTGATAAATACATAATGTCACAGAATGAACTCGGTAAAGAAGATACGGATATCGTTGGGATTAAAGGAGCTTACATCAGTGAATTAAATAAAATCGATAACGTCAACACTCCTAGAGGATTTATAGTATCAAAGACTGCATTCAAAACATTTATGCAGCACAACAAATCTCTGGCTCAATCAATACGCAACACACTTCACACACTGGACTGCAAAAATCTCAGCAAGGTTATTACTGCCGCAACGCAAATAAAAAAACGTATTTGTGAAGCACCGCTGCCCAAAATACTTGACCAGATCATCACTGATAGTTATATCAATCTCTGCAAAGATCTTGATCATCCTGACAATGCGCTTCCTGTTGCCGTAAGAAACTCCCTCATCTCAGAGAAACTGCCGCCCTCATCACTTGCAGGGCAAATGCATACTGATTTGAACGTGATAGGTATAGATGCAGTAAAGGAATCTATTAAAGAAAGTTGGGCATCTCTTTTCACCGCAAGAAATATCCTGCAAAGAATAGATGTCGGGTTAGATCCCATGGATGCTGAATCAAGCATCATTATTCAACAAATGATTAATAGCAAGATATCCGGAACCGGATTCAACTTTGATCTGGCCTCGGGTTGGCATGAACCAAAAAGCGGGGTTGTTTCTTTTGATGTATCATACGGACTTGGGGAAAGCATTGTAAAGGGTCTCACTAATCCCGATAGATTTCTCCTGCACTATAACTCGGAAACACAATCTTGGAACATCGTTGCCAAGAGTCCTGGCGCTAAAAAAATCGTAATTGTACCCAATGGCGAAGGAACTAAAAGCACAGCTACAGCTCCATCTCATAAAGAAAAATTCGCCATAACCGATATCCGGTCAAAAAATATAGCCGAAACGCTGTCCAGAATATCTCAATATTTTGGAAACGATATGAAAATTGAATTTGCCATAGATTCTGAAGACAGATTATGGATAACTGATGCATTCCCGGAAACTATTGCCAATCAACCTTCATATATAGTTAACTTAAAGAAAAAAACCGTTCCTATGGATGCGGCAAGGGAAGCGCAGATAATTACTCAAGGCATTCGAGGATATGGCGCGCATACAGGTACAGCGGTCGTTATAAATGTAGACCAGATTGAATCAGAAATCATTAATAAAATTGGAAAACCAGTTAAAGAAATGAACGAGGAAGAAGAGACATTATATGAAAGTCTGCGGTTACAGAAATTAACTCGCGAACTTAAAAAGATAAAAAGAGGCAACATCCTCGTAACAAAGATGACTTCTCCGAACATGATACTTGCGCTGAGGAATGCAGGGGGCATTGTGGCTGATCTTGGGGGAACAACTTCTCATGCATCAATAGTATCACGAGAAAGAGACATCCCTACTGTCATTGGAACACAAAATGCCACACAGGTCATACGTACCGGGGATTTAATCACCGTTGATGCGAATACAGGAAAGGTGTACAAAGGGAAACTTCCCGTAATAATTGAGGGAGAAGATATTGATACCCGCAAATTACCAAAAACCAAAACAAAAGTTGGGCTCATTATCACTACTCCAAATAAAGCACGTAAAATCGCCGCGCTACAATATGCTAACTGCCATTACGGTATGAGCCTTGTCCGAGGGGAATTCATCCTCGGTGAAATAGGTATTCATCCTGAAATCCTTGAAGCATATGATTTTTTTACAAGAGCTGTAAATCAAGGTATAACTGACTATCGATCAAAAACATTCAACTCTCTGGTTAAAAACAAAGAAATGAGAAAATACGTATTAAAAATTAGAGATAATAATGCGCTTAGAAACCACATTACAAATATGATTACAGGATATCCATCTGGAAAAGCATTTTATGTACAAAAAGTGTCCCAGGCAATAGCCGCTATTGCGGCAACAACACTCCCTGAACAACGAGTAATCTACCGGATAACAGATTATAAAACAAATGAATTTCAAAAGCTTATCGGGGGAAATGTTATCGAAGGTGAAGAAGCAAATCCTGCAATGGGTAAACGTGGCCTTGCAAGAATGCTAGACATGAAAAACCATTCAACGTTTGCATGGGAAATGGAAGCTATAAAAAAAGCGCGTGATATGGGATATTATAATATAGCAATTATGTTCCCCCTTGTGCGAAGACCGTCAAATCTTGAAGAAGGAATAAAACAGTTAGAACGTCATGGGCTTAAGCGTGGACAGAAAAATCTCAAAGTTGGCATGATGATAGAAACTCCTGCAAATGTTTTTCAAATAGACGAGTTTCTTGATAAAGGGCTTGACTTTGTATCGTTTGGGACTAACGACCTCACACAATTCATGCTTGGTTGTGAACGCGACAATAAAAAACTTGAGAGGCTTTTTAATGAAAGTGCGCCCTCAATAATAAAAAGTATCCTTTATGTTGCTGCTATCTGTAAAAAACGTGGTGTTGAAACAGGGTTTTGCGGCCAAATGATCGCAAATAATCCTGATACCGCAATAATGATCGCACCATTTTTAGATTCGGTGGGAGTTACTCCTGATGCATACTTTCAGACTGTACAAAACATAGCTGATTTTGAGAAAATAATATCTAAAAAGAAATCTACTTCCGCACAATCTGACAGCTATACAATACCTAAAAATGTTGGCTACCCCGAAACAGTATCAATATATGAAATCAGTGGTAACAGGTTATTCTTGAAACGGATAGAAAAACACCCGCTTTCTTTCACCGATAGGGAAAAAGAAGCATTCATTGACCTTGTCAAAGACCGCATTATTCAGCTATCACCAACAGCAGGTAAAAACGATACTCTCGTATATTCAGTTACAGATTTACCGGTAAACGCCTATCTCAGCCTTGAAAATTCTAAACTTTTCGAAACACATGAAGAGAATCCTTTAATCGGTTTTCGCGGCATGACACGGCATCTTGCAAATAAAAATAATGAAGCACTCTTCAGACTTGAACTCCAAGGTGTGAAAAAAGCCCGCAATAAAGGATATAATGTCGGCATATTATTAAAGATGGTGCGAACTCTGGAGGAATTAGATCAAGCGCTTGCTATTATCAAAGAGGAAGGACTGGATGATGCCCCGATTGGCTTTGATATTTCTGTTTCAGCAAATTTAATAATGATACATGAAATTCTTCAAAGAAAAATTGATTTTGTCACTGTAAATAAAACATCTCTAGCACAAAACCTTCTTGCATCAGAGATTGCAGACGATCGGTTTCTTAAAAAGGATCTACACTCTGAAAAAGTAAAGAAATCAGAACTTGCAGAACTTCTTTTAACTGCACTCGTAAAAAACCCCGAAAGCCTCATTCAGTATCTCAAAATTGAAAATGCTCTCATTAATCCACTAAAGATCGTATCTACTGCCTGTGAAACACATAAAACGAAAATGGGTTACTTGTATAATGAAACAACTAAACGGGCGGGAGTAGAGCTCAAAACATGGAAAAACCTTGCCATAGCGAATAAAATGCCACAAGAGGAACTTGATGCCTTTTTCGAAAACATAGAAATTAATCGAGAAATCATTCCCTTATCAAAACTTATTCCCACACAAAATATTATTTTTAGCGATGAGATAGAAGTAAGAAAAGACGAATTAAAGATCGGCATCATGGCGCCAATACTTGCCATACGATATGGCCCTAATTCTAAAGAAACATATATTGTCGACGAACACGGACATTACCGATCATATCTTGCGTATAAAGAAGGCCACAAAGAGATTGAAGCGCTCGTCATTGTACTGCCATCAACGATAGACAATCTGCCTCCAGCCCTCGAATCTATGTCTAAAATACAAGAAGTAATCAAAACAGGGAATCTAAAAACCATTGCGGATATAGAAGTCAAAAAAGGATCAACTGAACTCTCACTTTTTGAGGGATATGAAAAGAAAGAAGAAAAACCGAAAAAATTTATAGTTGATATAAATGAAAATCTTATTCCTCTCTTTATTGCCCGTGAATATCCGGGAGCAAAAAGAGTTCCGTCCACAACAACGCTTCTCCATTTAATTTCAAGTAATGAGTATACCTATTTATTTACAACAAGGCCTTCTATACCGCCATTTGTTTTCAACGAAGACCAAATCAAACAAACAGCAGAATTTAGTAAGAATTTTGAGTATTTTATATACAATAAATCGATCATTATCATTCCAAAAGATCTCATCACAAAAGCAATATCAAACGACTTGAATAATATAACTTCTCTCACCAGCGAATCACCATAAACTCAAGGAAGAATCAACAAATACAACAGCTATCTCACCCTAATACACTCATTTACTATCTAATAATACTTATTGCAATTTATACCCACCTACGCGGTGGAATTGGGTTGTTATAAAGCTTTTTCACTGCGGCGGTGGAGTTTTAACTAAAGCGATGGATCGTAAACGGGTATGAGTGCTATGCAAAGGTTATTCTTTTATATCAATATTATTGATGCCGGTTTTTTCAAATTCATCATAATATTTTTTAGAAAACGCCGCTTCTTCATCTAGCCGCTTTTCAAAATCCATTGCTTCTACTTTTTCCTTACCATACATGTTCACCATGTCACGTTCAGCAAGCCGCGTTGCAAGTTCTTCCCAAAAAATATTATTATCATATTCGAGAATAAACTTGTGGTTTTGCTCTTCAAACTCACTTGAAGGTAAATATCTTTTCTCTTTCTCATCATACTGCACACATTCATCTAACCCCTCCTTTTTTGCCTCCGAGAGTAGATGACTAAAACATTCGTCAAAATCAGTAAAAGCGTTTTCTATGGCCGGAGCGTCAAGCATCCACATCCCCAAATACGCCATTCTTAAAATCTTATCTAATTGCTCCTTGGTTATTTGCATTGCCATAATATGCCCTTTCTTTCATTGTGGCTTTAAATCGATTACTTTACTTCTCAATGTACGTGCAATATCAGTATATATATCATCCTCTTTTATCCCCGCTCTGTCCACTAATTCTTTAGGCTCTACCGGTTTTCCAAATATAACTTTTATCCTGTGAGGAGTTGTTTTTTCTGCTGTTCTCGGCCACGACTCAAATGCCCCATCAATATATACCGGCACAACCTGTACATTTGTTTCTTTCAGCACAATGCCTATCCCTTTCTTGAATTGTTTCACCTTACCATCTATTGACCTTTCACCTTCAGGAAATATTGAAAGGATTTTCCCATTTTTCAGTACATAATTTGATATTTTTAACGCATTAACCAATTCACCCGCCGCATCAATCTGAATTACCCTCATCGCTTTCATAAGGTACTTAAGATATCCGCGCTCGAATATTTCCCTATATCCCAGAAAATACGTTTCTTTTATATATCTATATCCTAAAGCTTGCATTATGGCGAGACCATCAAGATAACTGGTATGGTTCGCACAAAGTACAAAAGGGCCCTTCCCGGGAAGATTTTCTTTTCCTTCTACAGTAAAACCACACCGCACTTTAAAAAAATATCCATAAATACACTGTGCCCCAATCGTTATTATTTTAGATATAATAGAAGGCTCTAACTCAATCTTCTTAAGAACCGCATCTGGCGGCAATACCTCCAATACTTTCTCCCACAAAGTCTTCGACTCATTCATTTTAATACATGTAACGTGTGGCGATAACAACTGCAGTTTTACAACCAAATCTTTTACTGTATACACATCAGAAAGAAAATCATCTGGAAGCTCATAGTGCAACAACTGTGATAAATCGCTTATTATCTCAACACGCGAAAGGGAATCTATCCCAAGATCAAGCTCTAAGTGCTCAAATAGCGTAACTTTTCTTTTACATCGTTTACTGAGATATTTCAGTAAAACACCGGTAATAGATAATGCATAGAGCTCTTTATCTGCATCTGATAACTGTTCTTCGCCGCCCACATCTTTTTCCTGAGATAATTGTTTTACATACGCATCTTTCACCTCGTATCTTTTTAGTTTTCCAAGGCGTGTTTTAGATAATTCTTGGTCTGTTATAATAAATCCCATAATTCTCTGATAGATAGGAAGTTCTTTAGAATAATTTTCAAAATCCCATCTGATACTGTTTTCAATATTTATTATTCCCCTCTTTTTAAAATATTCATAATCAGGCACAACAACAGCATGTATCTGGACATGTTCCCCTTTTTCAATATCAACAACACATATTTCCTTAATAAAGTGTGACTGTTTGTAATGCGATTCAATTTCGTCCGGATATATATTTTTCCCAGAATCAAGAACCATAACCTCTTTTAATCTGCCGGTAATATAAACAAACCCATCACCATCAATAAAACCTTCATCCCCTGTACAAAACCATCCATCTTCTATCACAGCCTGCGCCTCATCCGGGCGATTATAATAGCCCTCCATTACATTTGGTCCTTTTACAAGTATTTCACCTTTTCCTTCCTTATCAGGCTTATCTATAGATACTTCTACTCCCGGAATAATTTTCCCTACAGAACCGATCTTATATGTATCCAGTGTATTTATTGTAACTACCGGACTTGTTTCTGTAAGACCATATCCCTCTAAAACAGTAAATCCTAATGCAAAAAAATACTCCGTTATTGATGGATCTAATCGCGCACCGCCACACGCAATAAAACGAAGTTTTTCACCAAATGCACAGTGCAATTTTTTTAGACATATCTTAGAGGTATTCATCCGTGTTTTGCACCGCAAAAACCAGCCACTTTTTACGGTAAGCTTCAATAGCTCTTTTCTTATACCCTTTATACTGCCCATCCTTTTTTCAATACCTTTTTGAAACATTGATAATATGTGCGGAACAAGCGTAAGGATTGTTACTTCTTTTTCGTTCATACACTGAATAATCTTTTCTGGATCAAAGTGTTTTATGTATATGATACGTGCACCACAGATAATAGGAACTAATAAGTTGCACATAAAAGGAAATGAGTGGTGAAGCGGTAAGATTGATAAGATAATATCGTTTTTAGTAATAAGGTTTAATGTTTGTATCGAAGATAGATTTGAAGAAAAGTTTTTGTGTGTCAGCACAACACCTTTTGGTCTACCTACAGTTCCTGATGTGTAAATAATTGACGCAGAGTCTTCGACTCTACCACCTTCGGGGGGTCTCCTATTGTCCATAGGACTCTTGAAAACTGTTTCTAGTGAAACATATGCAGTATCTTTATCAGAAGCATCTATAATGATGACCTTTTGTACTGAAGATGCTTTTTTTACTCCCGTCAACAACCTACGTGTACAAAAAACATACCTGGCGCAACAATCGTTAATAATTGCTTCTATTTCAATATCAGATGATTGTGAATCTATAGGGACAGCGATACCACCTGCTTTAAGAATGCCAAAATAAATCATTGGCCACTCAGGCATATTCTCTAAGATAAGGGCAACTCGATCGCTTTTTCGCAGACCAGAATCGGTTAGAAATGAAGATATCTTGCTAATATTCTCGTATAATACCGCGTAGGTATATGAACGATATCCAGATTCATTTTTAGCTTCTATAATTATTTTGTCAGGATTATTTTCTACTGTTTCTTTTAATTTTTTGTGCAATAAAAAAGCATTGTTCATATATGTCTCACTGTTTCATTAACATATATATTATTATTATCAGACCAACAGACCAGCAGTAAAACGAGAAATAATAGAGTTTATATGCCCGCACCAATTTAAGAAGCAATACCAGTGAACAGTACCCTGCTATTATTGAGACAAAAAAACCAATGAGAACATATCCAATATCGGTAGAGGAAAAACTGACGACATCTTTACACTGAACAAGCGTTGCACCAATTATTGCGGGAATAGATATAAGAAAAGAGAACTTTGCGGCCTTAACCGGATCGATCCCTCTATAGATACCCGTTGATATTGTAATACCTGAGCGTGATATACCCGGGCATATCGCGCATCCCTGCACGATACCCAGCAGAATAACATCTATTATGTTTATTTCTTTTTTCTCTCTATGTAAATAATACTTCGTAAAAAACAGGATACCCCCGGTAATGAGCAAAAAGAACCCTACCATACCTATTGAACCAAACAATGATTCAAACCAGTCTTTCAATAAAATGCCCATTATTCCCGTTGGTATCGTCGCAATAATGATATATATCCCCATTCTGAATGTGGAACTCTCTTTATACACATTTTTATTCCCTCTCAGAATGTCAACTGCACCTTTTATGAATCCAATAGTAATGTCGCAGACATCTTTCCATAAGAATAAAAGGACGGCGATTAATGTACCCACATGCAAAACAATATCAACAAAAAGTTGAGGTTCTTCAAAACCAAACAGATTATGGGTAATGACAAGATGCCCCGAGCTTGATACAGGCAAAAACTCTGTTACACCCTGCACCACACCAAGAATCACATTATAAAGTATTTTTTCCCACATAATTGCCTCATACCTTCAGCTATAGTATTATTCATTATCATTTCTTGTTTCTACGTATTTCACTCAACAAATCCTCTAAATTATTTACAGAATCTTTCTTATTCATATCAATATAAATAGTTTTCTCTCTTAATTTTGGTTCCACCCTGATAACCATAGGTTCTAAAAGCGGTATATCAACGGTATTTATTGCACCGCTTTTATCGACGTAACGTGCAATATTCCCAAGGATACATCTGTTTGAATAGTGTGAATTCCTGAGATCTTGAAGCACTATTGGTTCCTCACCGAGACGCTTCTGAGAAATCAGTTCATTGGGTAAAATAGTTTTTATATCAGATGATTTTATGCCGATCAGCGCGACACATTGCCATTTACCAACTTGGGTAACCACAACAACATTATTGGGGAACACCCTCAGAAATGTCCTTGCTATAAGCTCAAATGATTCTCTATCATGCTGATACAAAGGAATCCACTGGCAAAAGAGCCCGTCTTTATTCAAATGATCTCTAATATTCACAAAATGTTCATATGTATATAATCTATAGGCACCCTGATTCCATGCAAAAAACAGATCTCCTATAATGACATCATATCTTTCTTTTGCAGTACCAAAGTAATGCACTCCATCATCTTGTACTATGGTTACTCGCGGGTCTTTATAAAAATAATTTGATAATGGACCAAAGTATTCTAGTGATGCATCAATAACTAAAGGGTTCATCTCTACAACTGTTATTGATTCTACCGCGTCATGTTCCTGTGCCCCACTCGCAGTCATCCCTGTTGCAAGACCGATATAGGCAATATCACGGGGATTTTCATGCATCAAAAGCGGAATATGACTCATCAATCTATTCCACTGAGGATATTTTCCGGAAGATAACGTAAAGTTATTGTTAACAGTCATAATAATGTTTTTTCCGCGTAATTGTTTCACGCATACCACACCGGAAGGACCAACCTTGAGGTTAATAAGGGTTGCATCATCCCCGAGTCTTACGTGGGGTATAGTAATACTCAAAAACATAACAAAACACGCGCATATCACCGCGCCCCATACCCACGCACACCACGTGCTTGATCCTCTTTTCATTTTGGTCATCATGAGTATCCACACCACTAAAGGGACTACCCCAAGAAGCACGCATGATCTCCATATGCCAAAACGCGGTAACAGAACAAACTGGACCAATAACGCACCAATAACGGCACAGAGCGCATTTATTGACAATAACCATCCTATGATCTTTATCCCTTTCTTTTCATAATTCTTCGCTTGATCCAATAGCCAGGGAAATATGAGACCACACGTAAAAAGAACCGGACCGGCACTTACAAGACCAACAATAAGCATATAGGTAAGATATACCTCTAATCTGCCGGTAGAAATTGATATCATTTTCAATCCATTCGTAGCTTTATAAAAAAGTAATGGAAACACGCACAATGTACCGGCAATCAAAGGCACAATAAAAAGCAGTGTCTTTTTGCGTGAATATCGCCCAAAAGAAGAGATAAGCGCCGCAAATCCTAAAATCGCAATTACTTGAATGAGTATAATACCAAATGACCACGAACTGTTATGCCCCACTTGTGCACATGCGTGGAGCATTACCACCTCAAATCCGATAACAACAAGTCCGCTCATTCCGGCTAGGGTATATAAAATTGTTTTTTCAATATGATCCTTGTCTTCTCTATGAACATTTTCGAGAGAGGTATATCTATTAATATCCCGTTTAGAAAAAATATGGAGTATAAACGCGCTTATTCCTAAAAGCACACTGAGTGCCATAACCTGCTGTAATGTCCCGCTGACACCGAAGGAATATATAGCATAAAAAGTTACGCTTATTATGCCTACTACACCGCCGAGCGTGTTTCCTCCGTAGAGTACGGAGACTTTACCTTTAAACTGGATGTTTCTTATCGCTTCTATGAGTGCAAGTAAAGTACCTCCCATAAAAAATGTGGGGATTCCAACAAATGCACCGACGACTACTATCTTTACCGACGTTTCTGTTCCGAAGAAAGAGGACTCAAATAATGGATAAAGATTATAACAGGCTGCAAACAATGTTGGCAGCATGGTAAGCGCTATGGCAAGCTCTAAAAGCGCATACGAAAGCCACGGTGACTTCTGTAAAAGACTCCATAAACGAATGCTAGCGGCACCTAATGATAATGCAACAAAGAAGACAACAATAACCAGGGTAGAATTAAAGACTGATACGCCAAATATATTTGCAAAAACACGATTCCATAACGTTTCATAAGCTAACGCTGCAGCTCCGGATAAGATTGCTAATATAAATGCCCAGATAAAATTCATATAAACCTTTAACTTTGGTTGCGTTTTTACATGAATTATCTTATAAATAGAGTTGATTCGCT includes:
- a CDS encoding AMP-binding protein, which produces MNNAFLLHKKLKETVENNPDKIIIEAKNESGYRSYTYAVLYENISKISSFLTDSGLRKSDRVALILENMPEWPMIYFGILKAGGIAVPIDSQSSDIEIEAIINDCCARYVFCTRRLLTGVKKASSVQKVIIIDASDKDTAYVSLETVFKSPMDNRRPPEGGRVEDSASIIYTSGTVGRPKGVVLTHKNFSSNLSSIQTLNLITKNDIILSILPLHHSFPFMCNLLVPIICGARIIYIKHFDPEKIIQCMNEKEVTILTLVPHILSMFQKGIEKRMGSIKGIRKELLKLTVKSGWFLRCKTRMNTSKICLKKLHCAFGEKLRFIACGGARLDPSITEYFFALGFTVLEGYGLTETSPVVTINTLDTYKIGSVGKIIPGVEVSIDKPDKEGKGEILVKGPNVMEGYYNRPDEAQAVIEDGWFCTGDEGFIDGDGFVYITGRLKEVMVLDSGKNIYPDEIESHYKQSHFIKEICVVDIEKGEHVQIHAVVVPDYEYFKKRGIINIENSIRWDFENYSKELPIYQRIMGFIITDQELSKTRLGKLKRYEVKDAYVKQLSQEKDVGGEEQLSDADKELYALSITGVLLKYLSKRCKRKVTLFEHLELDLGIDSLSRVEIISDLSQLLHYELPDDFLSDVYTVKDLVVKLQLLSPHVTCIKMNESKTLWEKVLEVLPPDAVLKKIELEPSIISKIITIGAQCIYGYFFKVRCGFTVEGKENLPGKGPFVLCANHTSYLDGLAIMQALGYRYIKETYFLGYREIFERGYLKYLMKAMRVIQIDAAGELVNALKISNYVLKNGKILSIFPEGERSIDGKVKQFKKGIGIVLKETNVQVVPVYIDGAFESWPRTAEKTTPHRIKVIFGKPVEPKELVDRAGIKEDDIYTDIARTLRSKVIDLKPQ
- a CDS encoding PEP/pyruvate-binding domain-containing protein; this translates as MNTSPLEIETLAPQSSFSDKDAVKIKSEQLRNIVKLTTNMLEDLAQGEDPKKVIRKYKNSPYWQDSFEDMIYMENSVYNGDYAEETLLIPTGIDTFVKITKDNQVIINTAEARDTLTETLIYFSEISYPNVFDVESIDALFKYNPVYDFIRRMHSNLLKGASLKAVMKKYAEEPGWKEEFEDMIFCDNTLYIPNPTQKAEYIVTKRNKQNVFHKSKVRGNIHSFFKGPIPPKINNILNKYDDFITFAKKIYNDFDAGMPHYMIKQKYSNNPLWYKKYIEYLKYINGTLYIPYKESALSYVKINAQGTTIINSSADEKEIDENQFTHSHTIKYPLRMLPRDKIKKILLYTDDDWYRGDYVVQTMIIRSLLKMFPHAQIEVINKYPSLWEGFERVALLPKKTDYTKKEFDLVIDLKANGHRLYNAPNVIHIDKMRNSFVYTDNIKNESIPIKGAPIYSFGINDEDMDIFNQKDEPEATMGNSYRFYSRLAETFGGGEIGDIKSILSVSKQEKNTMLDLLKKSGITNPEKKYIIILNPFSRMEKKELSAKTWIMIIQRLQTIIPPNGVIIVEQGYTDNHKEKIDTIKHEIFKTKNLDKDRVKLLISPDSEHKQLSLRKLIVLISVCDMLIGPDTFSSHAANAFEKDTITVYTKKLREYFRPLEFNGISPNSVFIELTPDEQVFPADIIDENELEFMAAAFKSFGLIKDRKFNAFFTKNKIPKKTIENLNFYFERLFESVSEKKYDEALKLWQDFALLNNKDFRHLVSRIREPYRTLFTEEINMLPHYIVRKDPANPGIAGYLLASNLYKFVSQINAYLGFRILLKQRVKKRLDKYIMSQNELGKEDTDIVGIKGAYISELNKIDNVNTPRGFIVSKTAFKTFMQHNKSLAQSIRNTLHTLDCKNLSKVITAATQIKKRICEAPLPKILDQIITDSYINLCKDLDHPDNALPVAVRNSLISEKLPPSSLAGQMHTDLNVIGIDAVKESIKESWASLFTARNILQRIDVGLDPMDAESSIIIQQMINSKISGTGFNFDLASGWHEPKSGVVSFDVSYGLGESIVKGLTNPDRFLLHYNSETQSWNIVAKSPGAKKIVIVPNGEGTKSTATAPSHKEKFAITDIRSKNIAETLSRISQYFGNDMKIEFAIDSEDRLWITDAFPETIANQPSYIVNLKKKTVPMDAAREAQIITQGIRGYGAHTGTAVVINVDQIESEIINKIGKPVKEMNEEEETLYESLRLQKLTRELKKIKRGNILVTKMTSPNMILALRNAGGIVADLGGTTSHASIVSRERDIPTVIGTQNATQVIRTGDLITVDANTGKVYKGKLPVIIEGEDIDTRKLPKTKTKVGLIITTPNKARKIAALQYANCHYGMSLVRGEFILGEIGIHPEILEAYDFFTRAVNQGITDYRSKTFNSLVKNKEMRKYVLKIRDNNALRNHITNMITGYPSGKAFYVQKVSQAIAAIAATTLPEQRVIYRITDYKTNEFQKLIGGNVIEGEEANPAMGKRGLARMLDMKNHSTFAWEMEAIKKARDMGYYNIAIMFPLVRRPSNLEEGIKQLERHGLKRGQKNLKVGMMIETPANVFQIDEFLDKGLDFVSFGTNDLTQFMLGCERDNKKLERLFNESAPSIIKSILYVAAICKKRGVETGFCGQMIANNPDTAIMIAPFLDSVGVTPDAYFQTVQNIADFEKIISKKKSTSAQSDSYTIPKNVGYPETVSIYEISGNRLFLKRIEKHPLSFTDREKEAFIDLVKDRIIQLSPTAGKNDTLVYSVTDLPVNAYLSLENSKLFETHEENPLIGFRGMTRHLANKNNEALFRLELQGVKKARNKGYNVGILLKMVRTLEELDQALAIIKEEGLDDAPIGFDISVSANLIMIHEILQRKIDFVTVNKTSLAQNLLASEIADDRFLKKDLHSEKVKKSELAELLLTALVKNPESLIQYLKIENALINPLKIVSTACETHKTKMGYLYNETTKRAGVELKTWKNLAIANKMPQEELDAFFENIEINREIIPLSKLIPTQNIIFSDEIEVRKDELKIGIMAPILAIRYGPNSKETYIVDEHGHYRSYLAYKEGHKEIEALVIVLPSTIDNLPPALESMSKIQEVIKTGNLKTIADIEVKKGSTELSLFEGYEKKEEKPKKFIVDINENLIPLFIAREYPGAKRVPSTTTLLHLISSNEYTYLFTTRPSIPPFVFNEDQIKQTAEFSKNFEYFIYNKSIIIIPKDLITKAISNDLNNITSLTSESP
- a CDS encoding undecaprenyl-diphosphate phosphatase — encoded protein: MWEKILYNVILGVVQGVTEFLPVSSSGHLVITHNLFGFEEPQLFVDIVLHVGTLIAVLLFLWKDVCDITIGFIKGAVDILRGNKNVYKESSTFRMGIYIIIATIPTGIMGILLKDWFESLFGSIGMVGFFLLITGGILFFTKYYLHREKKEINIIDVILLGIVQGCAICPGISRSGITISTGIYRGIDPVKAAKFSFLISIPAIIGATLVQCKDVVSFSSTDIGYVLIGFFVSIIAGYCSLVLLLKLVRAYKLYYFSFYCWSVGLIIIIYMLMKQ